The Breoghania sp. genome has a segment encoding these proteins:
- a CDS encoding endonuclease/exonuclease/phosphatase family protein encodes MRIATFNLESFGEDTFDAQALAPRLERLRPALEGLKADILCLQEINAQHRKDEEARAFDALAELLKDTRYEGFHLAASGAGDPPERHNMAVLSRYPIRSVRDILNEHVDPPQWRRRHADPPDEGAPPIEFDRPILSVSIDLPEGRPLHLFCVHLRAPLAAPVPGQKLSANVWKSVPGWAEGYFLAAIKRTGQALELRHAIDAVFDADESALIAALGDFNAVDVEPALRIVLADPDDTGNPALAARQLTPVESSVARERRYTVSHKGRHHMLDHILTSPALTARLTQVAILNRDLADEVEDSGTVAALGSFHAPLVASFSD; translated from the coding sequence ATGCGGATTGCAACCTTCAACCTGGAATCCTTTGGCGAAGACACTTTCGATGCGCAGGCTCTCGCGCCGCGCCTTGAGCGTCTGCGCCCCGCGCTGGAAGGGCTCAAGGCCGATATCCTGTGCCTGCAGGAAATCAATGCCCAGCACCGCAAGGACGAGGAGGCACGGGCTTTCGACGCCCTGGCCGAATTGCTGAAGGACACGCGATACGAAGGGTTTCACCTTGCTGCAAGCGGCGCGGGCGACCCGCCGGAACGGCACAACATGGCGGTGCTCTCGCGCTATCCGATCCGCAGCGTCCGCGACATCCTGAACGAGCATGTGGACCCGCCGCAATGGCGCCGTCGCCATGCCGACCCGCCCGATGAGGGCGCCCCCCCTATCGAGTTCGACCGCCCGATTCTCTCCGTGAGCATCGATCTGCCGGAGGGCCGCCCGCTCCATCTCTTTTGCGTCCACCTGCGCGCACCGCTCGCCGCCCCTGTGCCGGGCCAGAAACTGAGCGCCAATGTCTGGAAATCCGTGCCCGGTTGGGCGGAGGGCTATTTTCTGGCCGCGATCAAACGCACCGGACAGGCGCTTGAGTTGCGCCATGCCATCGATGCGGTTTTCGACGCCGACGAAAGCGCCCTGATCGCCGCACTCGGTGATTTCAACGCCGTCGATGTGGAGCCGGCGCTGCGCATCGTGCTGGCAGATCCCGATGACACGGGAAATCCGGCGCTCGCCGCGCGCCAGCTCACGCCGGTTGAGTCATCCGTGGCGAGGGAGCGTCGCTACACGGTGAGCCACAAGGGCCGCCATCACATGCTCGACCATATCCTGACGAGCCCCGCCCTCACCGCCCGCCTGACGCAGGTTGCGATCCTGAACAGGGACCTGGCCGATGAAGTGGAAGATTCCGGCACGGTCGCGGCTCTCGGCTCGTTTCATGCGCCGCTGGTCGCAAGTTTCTCCGATTGA
- the ggt gene encoding gamma-glutamyltransferase, which yields MRRPIARLLPALLGAALAFAPVASHAQEMTPILSAKDIVRPVLGTSGMVASQEAIATRVGVEILKQGGNAVDAAVAVGFALAVTLPRAGNLGGGGFMVLHRADKNETVAIDYREKAPAAAFRDMFLDEKGEADPQKSRFSGLAVGVPGTVAGLLRAHKDYGSGKLSRAQVMAPAIRLAAEGFDMPMALARSLEQVRERLGQDADSYVTFYGEAGLPVVPGSRLKQPALAATLRKIADEGADGFYRGPVAEAIASTVQAQGGAMTTQDLADYNVVLREPVTGTYRGLTVASMPPPSSGGIHIIQILNILEGFDLTATGANSAATINVMAEAMKRAYADRSKYLGDPDFVDVPSDGLTAKSYADGLRPGIETGKVTPSGEIGPANPLPYESNQTTHFSVMDSQGNAVSNTYTLNFSYGAGFMARGTGVLLNNELDDFSAKPGVPNAYGLIGGEANSVEPRKRPLSSMSPTIVFKDGKPWLVTGSPGGSRIITTVLQVILNTVDHHMNVAEANAAPRVHHQWWPDELRVEKGLSPDTLKLLKDMGYEIAEKNAMGSTQSIMAQDGMLMGASDPRTDGDLAAGY from the coding sequence ATGCGACGACCCATTGCCCGCCTGTTGCCCGCGCTGCTGGGCGCAGCCCTTGCCTTCGCCCCCGTCGCCTCCCATGCGCAGGAGATGACGCCGATTCTCTCCGCAAAGGACATCGTGCGCCCGGTTCTCGGCACGTCCGGCATGGTGGCAAGCCAGGAGGCCATCGCAACCCGCGTCGGCGTGGAAATCCTGAAACAAGGCGGCAACGCGGTCGACGCTGCGGTCGCCGTTGGCTTCGCACTTGCCGTCACCCTGCCGCGGGCGGGCAATCTCGGCGGCGGCGGTTTCATGGTCCTGCACCGCGCCGACAAGAACGAAACGGTCGCCATCGACTACCGCGAAAAGGCCCCGGCGGCCGCCTTCAGGGACATGTTCCTCGATGAAAAGGGCGAGGCAGACCCGCAGAAGTCGCGCTTTTCAGGTCTTGCCGTCGGCGTTCCCGGCACGGTTGCGGGCCTGCTCCGCGCCCACAAGGACTACGGATCCGGCAAGCTGAGCCGCGCTCAGGTGATGGCGCCCGCGATCCGGCTCGCCGCAGAAGGCTTCGACATGCCGATGGCCCTCGCCCGCTCGCTGGAGCAGGTCCGGGAGCGGCTGGGTCAGGATGCGGACAGCTATGTCACCTTCTATGGCGAAGCAGGACTGCCGGTTGTTCCCGGCTCGCGCCTCAAGCAACCGGCTCTGGCCGCCACGCTGAGAAAGATCGCGGACGAAGGCGCTGACGGCTTCTATCGCGGCCCCGTGGCCGAGGCGATCGCGTCGACCGTGCAGGCGCAAGGCGGCGCAATGACGACGCAGGATCTCGCCGATTACAACGTCGTGCTGCGCGAGCCGGTAACCGGCACCTATCGCGGCCTGACGGTCGCCTCCATGCCGCCGCCGTCTTCCGGCGGCATCCATATCATCCAGATCCTGAACATCCTGGAAGGCTTTGATCTTACGGCCACGGGTGCGAATTCGGCAGCCACCATCAACGTCATGGCGGAGGCCATGAAGCGCGCCTATGCCGACCGGTCGAAATATCTGGGCGATCCGGATTTCGTGGACGTGCCGAGCGACGGCCTGACCGCGAAGTCCTATGCCGATGGCCTTCGCCCGGGCATCGAAACGGGCAAGGTGACGCCCTCCGGCGAGATCGGCCCCGCCAACCCGCTGCCCTATGAAAGCAACCAGACCACCCATTTCTCGGTCATGGATTCGCAAGGCAATGCGGTTTCCAACACCTACACGCTGAATTTCTCCTATGGCGCGGGCTTCATGGCGCGCGGCACCGGTGTGCTGCTCAACAACGAACTGGATGATTTTTCCGCAAAGCCGGGTGTGCCCAATGCCTATGGGCTGATTGGTGGCGAGGCCAATTCGGTGGAGCCCCGCAAACGCCCGCTGTCCTCCATGAGCCCGACCATCGTCTTCAAGGACGGCAAGCCCTGGCTCGTCACCGGCTCGCCCGGCGGCAGCCGCATCATCACCACCGTCCTGCAGGTAATCCTCAACACCGTCGATCATCACATGAACGTGGCGGAGGCCAATGCGGCGCCGCGTGTGCACCACCAGTGGTGGCCCGACGAGCTGCGCGTGGAAAAGGGCCTCAGCCCCGACACGCTGAAGCTTCTGAAGGACATGGGCTACGAGATCGCGGAGAAGAACGCCATGGGCTCCACCCAGTCCATCATGGCGCAGGACGGGATGCTGATGGGCGCTTCCGATCCGCGCACCGACGGCGACCTCGCCGCCGGGTACTAG
- a CDS encoding cytochrome c, giving the protein MFFAPISSFVSRAVPASVGLVCLFGLSAQAGVTIAAGERLARLWCANCHVVASDQTTGNPDTPPFSEIAARRNLDEDALATMLAGTHPVMPDMSLSRAEIGALVAYIESLAAKQE; this is encoded by the coding sequence ATGTTTTTCGCACCTATTTCATCATTTGTTTCAAGAGCCGTCCCGGCAAGTGTCGGACTTGTCTGTCTTTTCGGGCTCTCAGCCCAAGCGGGCGTAACGATCGCGGCGGGGGAAAGGCTGGCGCGGCTCTGGTGCGCGAACTGCCATGTGGTGGCGAGCGATCAGACAACGGGCAATCCGGATACGCCGCCATTTTCCGAAATCGCGGCGCGGCGGAACCTTGATGAAGACGCTCTGGCGACAATGCTCGCAGGCACGCATCCGGTCATGCCGGACATGTCCTTGAGCCGCGCCGAGATCGGGGCGCTCGTCGCTTATATCGAATCACTTGCCGCCAAACAGGAGTGA
- a CDS encoding YchJ family metal-binding protein encodes MTACPCCSGKDYELCCGPALEGRAWPETAEALMRSRYTAFARRDVKWLKQSLWPKYQKTLDMEGLTEFAQTREWVGLEIERVEQGGVDDKTGMVRFVAKALSEGTIRDHREASLFRKKNKRWYYVAAIAEDQANVLLRK; translated from the coding sequence ATGACCGCCTGCCCCTGTTGTTCCGGCAAGGACTATGAGCTGTGCTGCGGGCCGGCGCTGGAGGGACGCGCCTGGCCGGAGACGGCCGAGGCGCTGATGCGGTCGCGCTACACGGCCTTTGCGCGACGCGACGTGAAATGGCTGAAGCAGAGCCTTTGGCCGAAATACCAGAAAACGCTGGATATGGAAGGACTTACCGAATTCGCGCAGACGCGCGAATGGGTCGGGCTGGAAATCGAACGGGTCGAGCAGGGCGGCGTGGACGACAAGACCGGCATGGTGCGGTTCGTCGCCAAGGCGTTGAGCGAGGGGACGATCAGGGATCACCGCGAGGCGAGCCTTTTCCGCAAGAAGAACAAGCGTTGGTACTATGTGGCGGCGATTGCGGAGGACCAGGCCAACGTTTTGTTGCGCAAATAG